A part of Helicoverpa zea isolate HzStark_Cry1AcR chromosome 17, ilHelZeax1.1, whole genome shotgun sequence genomic DNA contains:
- the LOC124638271 gene encoding probable Ufm1-specific protease 1 yields MSSLLTNIHECAGISKDSGKTYLISGNYKYYHYLCDGFDDRGWGCGYRTLQTICSWMSDNQDCDVKVPSIREIQEILVQLQDKPASFVGSRQWIGSFEVCLVIDKLYDIPCKIIHVNHGDDLKTVVDALVSHFEKFGSPLMMGGDVDASSKGIVGIHVGKSGASLLVVDPHYVGKEQSSEFLFNKGWVKWQRLSDFLSSSFYNICLPQVKAKCKSS; encoded by the exons ATGTCAAGTTTGTTGACAAACATCCACGAATGTGCCGGGATCTCTAAGGATTCTgggaaaacttatttaatttctgGAAATTACAAGTACTACCATTATCTTTGCGATGGTTTTGATGACAGA GGTTGGGGTTGTGGCTATAGAACTTTACAAACGATTTGTTCCTGGATGAGTGATAATCAAGACTGTGACGTTAAAGTCCCCTCCATAAGAGAGATTCAAGAGATATTGGTACAATTACAAGATAAACCTGCTTCATTTGTAGGTTCTAGGCAATGGATCGGGAGTTTTGAG GTATGTCTGGTAATAGACAAACTATATGACATTCCATGCAAGATAATACACGTGAATCACGGAGATGACCTGAAGACTGTAGTGGATGCTCTGGTATCTCATTTTGAGAAGTTCGGCAGCCCTCTGATGATGGGCGGAGATGTGGACGCCTCTTCCAAAGGGATTGTAGGCATTCATGTAGGGAAGAGTGGTGCCAGTTTATTAGTTGTG GATCCACATTATGTAGGCAAGGAACAATCAAGCGAGTTTCTCTTCAACAAAGGCTGGGTGAAGTGGCAGCGTCTATCTGATTTCTTAAGTAGCTCattctataatatttgtttacctCAAGTCAAGGCCAAATGCAAATCTAGTTAg